The Vicia villosa cultivar HV-30 ecotype Madison, WI linkage group LG1, Vvil1.0, whole genome shotgun sequence genome includes a region encoding these proteins:
- the LOC131607359 gene encoding UDP-glycosyltransferase 84B2-like, whose protein sequence is MSEAENTNINILMVSMALQGHVNPMLNFAKRLVTKGVHVTIATTEEGRARMLKNTDQNLSNSGISLEFFSDGLSVDFDRSDTKTVTNTIREKGPKNLSNLIDSLSKNQTFSCVIINPFVPWAVDVAAEYQIPCAMLWIQATACYSVYYRYFKNTDVFPKLEDPNEKVHLPGLPALEVRDLPSAILPSSSPHFYQLMADFIKALDKVKWVLGSSFIEIEEEIVKSMDSLTPIYNIGPVVSPSLLGEKETSNVSADMWNAEDSCMEWLNNKPNSSVIYISFGSLIVLSKKQMSNLATALKNSNKNFLWVVKPQNNGGFTWEDPAYELPKEFLEETEGRGLIVKWCAQTKVLQHPAVACFISHCGWNSLLETLITGVPVIAYPFWTDQPTNAMLIENVFKNGVRIKVGEDGVGSVEDIERCVYEVVEGPNAGEFKKRALEIKESGKKATQDGGSSSVNINKFLSELTVKIDPMSKNFTIVGRFISTIGIGITKAKMIFFRLILSR, encoded by the coding sequence ATGTCAGAAGCAGAAAACACAAACATCAACATTCTCATGGTGTCAATGGCCTTACAAGGCCACGTTAACCCCATGTTAAACTTCGCCAAACGTCTCGTTACAAAGGGTGTTCATGTCACCATAGCCACAACCGAAGAAGGTCGTGCACGCATGCTCAAAAATACTGACCAGAATTTATCTAACTCAGGAATCAGCCTCGAGTTCTTTTCCGACGGTCTCAGCGTCGACTTCGACCGCTCCGATACAAAAACTGTAACCAACACCATACGTGAAAAGGGTCCTAAAAACCTTTCAAATCTCATCGACAGCCTCAGCAAAAACCAGACATTTTCATGTGTTATTATCAACCCCTTTGTTCCTTGGGCTGTTGATGTCGCAGCTGAATATCAAATCCCTTGTGCAATGCTTTGGATCCAAGCTACTGCTTGCTATTCGGTTTACTATCGTTACTTCAAGAACACTGATGTTTTTCCCAAGTTGGAGGATCCTAATGAGAAAGTGCATTTACCTGGGCTACCAGCGTTAGAGGTAAGAGATCTCCCTTCGGCAATTCTTCCTTCTAGTTCTCCTCATTTTTACCAACTAATGGCTGACTTCATCAAAGCTTTGGATAAAGTGAAATGGGTTTTAGGTTCTTCATTTATTGAAATCGAGGAAGAGATAGTGAAATCAATGGATTCACTAACTCCAATATATAATATTGGACCAGTGGTTTCACCTTCTCTATTAGGTGAAAAGGAGACAAGTAATGTTAGTGCTGATATGTGGAATGCAGAAGATTCATGCATGGAATGGCTTAATAATAAACCAAATTCATCGGTTATTTATATATCATTTGGTAGTTTGATTGTGTTGTCAAAAAAACAGATGAGTAATTTAGCTACAGCTTTGAAGAATAGCAACAAGAATTTTTTGTGGGTTGTTAAGCCACAAAATAATGGGGGGTTTACATGGGAGGATCCAGCTTATGAATTACCAAAAGAGTTTTTGGAAGAAACTGAAGGGAGAGGTTTGATAGTGAAATGGTGTGCACAGACAAAGGTGTTACAGCACCCTGCAGTTGCTTGTTTTATAAGTCATTGTGGTTGGAACTCGTTACTTGAGACATTGATAACTGGCGTGCCGGTTATTGCTTACCCTTTTTGGACTGATCAACCAACTAATGCTATGCTTATTGAGAATGTGTTTAAGAATGGGGTGAGAATTAAAGTTGGAGAAGATGGAGTTGGAAGTGTAGAAGACATTGAGAGGTGTGTTTATGAGGTTGTGGAAGGGCCTAATGCTGGTGAGTTTAAGAAGAGGGCTTTGGAAATTAAAGAGTCTGGAAAAAAAGCTACTCAAGATGGTGGTAGTTCTAGTGTTAATATCAATAAGTTTCTAAGTGAATTGACAGTTAAGATTGATCCAATGTCTAAAAACTTTACAATAGTGGGAAGGTTCATATCAACAATAGGGATAGGAATCACAAAAGCCAAAATGATTTTCTTTAGATTGATCCTCTCACGCTAA
- the LOC131607369 gene encoding uncharacterized protein LOC131607369, translating into MKSIILKTETFLVLFMLMNVFLILEARPLSIIDTKNSYARNEVMDIFGWLSHSIGEIKQGVPVETLGGIKDSGPSSGGVGHKFTNVDTLGGIKDSGPSSGGTGHKFTDIDTLGGIKDSGPSSGGVGHKFTNRETLGGIKDSGPSPGQGH; encoded by the coding sequence ATGAAAAGCATTATCCTCAAAACTGAGACATTCTTAGTTCTCTTCATGTTGATGAATGTTTTCTTGATCTTAGAAGCTCGTCCATTGAGTATCATTGACACAAAAAACTCATATGCTAGAAATGAAGTCATGGATATTTTTGGTTGGTTATCACATTCTATTGGAGAAATCAAGCAAGGCGTGCCGGTTGAGACACTCGGAGGGATTAAGGATTCGGGTCCAAGTTCGGGAGGGGTGGGACATAAATTCACCAATGTAGACACACTCGGAGGTATTAAGGATTCAGGTCCAAGTTCAGGAGGAACGGGACATAAATTCACCGACATAGACACACTCGGAGGGATCAAGGATTCGGGTCCGAGCTCCGGAGGGGTGGGACACAAATTTACCAACAGGGAGACTCTTGGTGGAATTAAGGATTCCGGTCCATCACCTGGCCAAGGACATTAA